A single Dreissena polymorpha isolate Duluth1 chromosome 14, UMN_Dpol_1.0, whole genome shotgun sequence DNA region contains:
- the LOC127858013 gene encoding uncharacterized protein LOC127858013 isoform X1 produces the protein MSKAIPNACMFCSHEVPVSFCKNCDCVLGKNCLINHNKLPVFANHVTVELDDTQKRTIVDSTKEYNSNTSENDDSGCNYDIHLQKCPHHETENQTLYCVKHDATICGRCLRTRHKYCIEECIDLFDVTIDEKLLDKTLTTISEFGTKIQDHEQAVKENIQLNDHCMSTSLKDLDEFCSDLIERINDLKENVYIDCVQRHKQTRERLVKIKETCDKEMLTVNKRKQLIETQVQLKHNRSLYIEAVRLKRDKKEISARIQQIREANHMIQYSFCPNDKLAQLLINIAKEIGWVQDKVDGSDEFAEDSSVDEACDFVAYIEFYPSEAAMERYDLTIKDDYLWEDNLKFYRNESASKPFPGSYVEDMLAWRGDYKKLETGYFYIQWLFPIPASSGLNNCAQELYAHEADEMQRDPIVVGKVLRSYEMMLDFYGMELVDVTSGKVRRCTKNWENRYAYLNRTFPNYIRIRRILICLGQLGYERFQVPLVRFIMAEAKVTEELHAVDSKIIRILIEAIKDEDDRLSMSTLLLDMEAFPELFDQYGLLKMKLIHN, from the exons ATGTCAAAGGCAATACCAAACGCATGCATGTTTTGTTCACACGAAGTGCCAGTAAGTTTTTGTAAAAATTGCGACTGTGTTTTAGGCAAAAACTGTTTAATTAACCATAACAAACTTCCGGTATTTGCGAATCACGTGACGGTGGAACTGGACGATACACAAAAGCGTACAATCGTAGATTCAACAAAAGAGTATAATTCAAATACTTCAGAAAATGATGATTCAGGATGTAACTATGATATTCATTTGCAGAAGTGCCCGCATCATGAAACTGAAAACCAAACACTGTATTGCGTCAAGCATGACGCCACGATTTGCGGAAGATGCTTGCGTACGAGACATAAATATTGCATTGAGGAATGTATTGACTTGTTTGATGTTACAATTGATGAAAAACTTCTAGATAAAACGCTGACAACTATAAGTGAATTCGGAACTAAGATACAGGATCATGAACAAgcagttaaagaaaatattcaaCTAAACGATCACTGCATGTCAACCTCTCTCAAAGATTTAGATGAATTTTGCTCTGATCTGATTGAACGAATAAATGATCTCAAGGAAAATGTGTATATTGATTGCGTTCAAAGGCATAAACAAACACGTGAAAGACTAGTGAAAATCAAAGAAACATGTGATAAGGAGATGCTAACAGTTAATAAGCGAAAACAACTAATAGAAACACAAGTGCAACTTAAGCATAATCGTAGTCTCTATATTGAGGCGGTTCGCCTTAAGCGGGATAAAAAAGAAATATCTGCGAGGATACAACAAATACGTGAAGCCAACCATATGATACAATACTCATTTTGCCCGAATGATAAGCTAGCACAATTGTTAATCAATATCGCAAAAGAGATTGGATGGGTACAGGACAAGGTGGACGGTAGCGATGAGTTTGCAGAAGATTCGTCTGTA GATGAAGCATGTGATTTCGTAGCATATATAGAATTCTACCCGAGCGAAGCCGCCATGGAAAGATATGATTTAACAATT AAAGACGATTATCTTTGGGAAGATAATCTCAAATTCTACAGAAATGAGAGTGCCTCCAAGCCATTTCCAG GAAGTTATGTTGAAGACATGCTTGCGTGGAGAGGAGATTACAAAAAACTGGAAACAGGATACTTCTACATTCAGTG GTTGTTTCCAATTCCCGCCTCTTCAGGTTTAAATAACTGCGCACAGGAACTATATGCTCATGAAGCTGAC GAAATGCAAAGAGATCCTATTGTCGTTGGAAAAGTTCTACGTTCGTATGAAATGATGCTGGATTTCTACGGAATGGAACTTGTAGATGTAACAAGTGGGAAAGTACGTCGATGTACAAAGAACTGGGAAAATAGATATGCTTATTTAAATCG cacGTTTCCCAACTACATACGAATACGAAGAATATTGATATGCCTAGGGCAACTGGGTTATGAGAGGTTTCAAGTACCCCTGGTTAGGTTCATAATGGCTGAAGCAAAAGTAACAGAAGAACTACATGCTGTTGATTCGAAGATAATACGGATTTTGATTGAAGCAATTAAAGACGAAGATGATCGATTATCCATGTCGACGCTTCTATTAGACATGGAAGCTTTCCCTGAATTGTTTGATCAATACGGAttacttaaaatgaaattaatacaCAATTAG
- the LOC127858013 gene encoding opioid growth factor receptor-like isoform X2, giving the protein MSTSLKDLDEFCSDLIERINDLKENVYIDCVQRHKQTRERLVKIKETCDKEMLTVNKRKQLIETQVQLKHNRSLYIEAVRLKRDKKEISARIQQIREANHMIQYSFCPNDKLAQLLINIAKEIGWVQDKVDGSDEFAEDSSVDEACDFVAYIEFYPSEAAMERYDLTIKDDYLWEDNLKFYRNESASKPFPGSYVEDMLAWRGDYKKLETGYFYIQWLFPIPASSGLNNCAQELYAHEADEMQRDPIVVGKVLRSYEMMLDFYGMELVDVTSGKVRRCTKNWENRYAYLNRTFPNYIRIRRILICLGQLGYERFQVPLVRFIMAEAKVTEELHAVDSKIIRILIEAIKDEDDRLSMSTLLLDMEAFPELFDQYGLLKMKLIHN; this is encoded by the exons ATGTCAACCTCTCTCAAAGATTTAGATGAATTTTGCTCTGATCTGATTGAACGAATAAATGATCTCAAGGAAAATGTGTATATTGATTGCGTTCAAAGGCATAAACAAACACGTGAAAGACTAGTGAAAATCAAAGAAACATGTGATAAGGAGATGCTAACAGTTAATAAGCGAAAACAACTAATAGAAACACAAGTGCAACTTAAGCATAATCGTAGTCTCTATATTGAGGCGGTTCGCCTTAAGCGGGATAAAAAAGAAATATCTGCGAGGATACAACAAATACGTGAAGCCAACCATATGATACAATACTCATTTTGCCCGAATGATAAGCTAGCACAATTGTTAATCAATATCGCAAAAGAGATTGGATGGGTACAGGACAAGGTGGACGGTAGCGATGAGTTTGCAGAAGATTCGTCTGTA GATGAAGCATGTGATTTCGTAGCATATATAGAATTCTACCCGAGCGAAGCCGCCATGGAAAGATATGATTTAACAATT AAAGACGATTATCTTTGGGAAGATAATCTCAAATTCTACAGAAATGAGAGTGCCTCCAAGCCATTTCCAG GAAGTTATGTTGAAGACATGCTTGCGTGGAGAGGAGATTACAAAAAACTGGAAACAGGATACTTCTACATTCAGTG GTTGTTTCCAATTCCCGCCTCTTCAGGTTTAAATAACTGCGCACAGGAACTATATGCTCATGAAGCTGAC GAAATGCAAAGAGATCCTATTGTCGTTGGAAAAGTTCTACGTTCGTATGAAATGATGCTGGATTTCTACGGAATGGAACTTGTAGATGTAACAAGTGGGAAAGTACGTCGATGTACAAAGAACTGGGAAAATAGATATGCTTATTTAAATCG cacGTTTCCCAACTACATACGAATACGAAGAATATTGATATGCCTAGGGCAACTGGGTTATGAGAGGTTTCAAGTACCCCTGGTTAGGTTCATAATGGCTGAAGCAAAAGTAACAGAAGAACTACATGCTGTTGATTCGAAGATAATACGGATTTTGATTGAAGCAATTAAAGACGAAGATGATCGATTATCCATGTCGACGCTTCTATTAGACATGGAAGCTTTCCCTGAATTGTTTGATCAATACGGAttacttaaaatgaaattaatacaCAATTAG
- the LOC127858098 gene encoding uncharacterized protein LOC127858098, translating to MEVKKSSQKKRSLDDSQSDASSTSSYLLVTGKTQSEHNDDSSYYTQSFESNMTDQDEEGPDDEAAKTVGSPATYEDLREEIMNICKNGCKFIIGIDYTVSNTTQGSSSFGGKCLHDVLSVNPYQKVITCLGETIESLIGNEDVIHAFGFGDSKVRNKDVFPLNPDKQCRTFLDVYDSYNTITNRIRFGNPTDFSPIINKALDIVNETNEFHVLLIISDCQVSEVKRTKDALIRASQYALSIVVIGIGDGPWTLMEQMEATGNRDEKMSNFNFVNYNHIVSKAANPDVEVAEAILQNMKSQRRFLHDMGYLED from the exons ATGGAAGTTAAAAAGTCAAG TCAAAAGAAACGAAGTTTGGACGACTCTCAATCCGATGCGTCGTCAACATCGAGCTATCTGCTAGTTACAGGCAAAACTCAGAGCGAGCATAATGATGACAGTTCATATTATACGCAGAGTTTTGAG AGTAACATGACTGATCAAGATGAAGAGGGTCCGGATGATGAAGCGGCAAAAACAGTAGGCTCACCGGCGACATATGAAGATTTGAGAGAAGAGATCATGAACATATGTAAGAATGGATGCAAATTCATTATAG GTATTGACTATACAGTTAGCAATACGACACAAGGTAGTAGTAGTTTCGGTGGAAAGTGCCTCCATGATGTGTTGTCCGTCAATCCATACCAAAAG GTAATTACCTGTCTTGGTGAAACGATTGAGAGTTTGATAGGAAACGAAGATGTCATCCATGCCTTTGGATTTGGTGATAGTAAAGTGAGGAATAAAGACGTCTTTCCTCTAAATCCAGAT AAACAGTGCAGAACGTTTTTGGATGTTTACGACTCGTACAACACCATTACAAATAGAATACGATTTGGTAACCCGACGGATTTTTCGCCAATAATAAACAAAGCGTTAGATATTGTGAACGAAACAAATGAG TTCCACGTCCTACTTATAATTTCGGACTGTCAAGTATCCGAGGTCAAAAGAACAAAAGACGCACTTATTCGAGCATCTCAATACGCTCTGTCCATCGTCGTCATTGGGATTGGTGATGGCCCATGGACATTGATGGAACAAATGGAGGCTACTGGTAATCGTGATGAGAAAATGTCTAACTTTAATTTTGTGAATTATAACCACATAGTGTCTAAAGCCGCGAATCCAGATGTTGAAGTAGCAGAGGCGATTCTGCAAAACATGAAGAGCCAACGGCGTTTTCTACATGATATGGGTTATCTTGAGGATTAG